In the Endozoicomonas sp. SCSIO W0465 genome, ATGCCGGTATCAATACGCAGGTTGCCATGGGTTTCTGGCCACTCCAATGCCAAAATTCGTCCAGAGGTGGGCAGGAAATCCTGTCTCGGATTTTCTGCATACAACCGGGCTTCAATGGCATGGCCATGGCAGTGGACTGACGCCTGATTCAATGGGAGTGGCTTTCCGGACGCGACGGTTAGCTGCCACTCAACCAGATCAAGATCGGTCACCATCTCCGTTACCGGGTGCTCTACCTGAAGGCGGGTGTTCATCTCCATAAAATAGAATTGCTCATCATCAAGCAGAAACTCGACGGTCCCAGCCCCTTGATAGCCGATGGCTTTGCCAGCGGCTACTGCTGCATTGCCCATGGCTTCACGCAGCCCGGGAGTCAGTCCGGGTGCCGGCGCTTCTTCGATCACTTTTTGATGACGTCGTTGCAGTGAGCAGTCTCTGTCAAACAGAAAAACACCATTTCCCTGTTGGTCAAAGAAAATCTGAACTTCAACATGCCGTGCATTAGTGACAAAGCGTTCCAGGAGCAGCTGGTTATTACCGAAGGCTTTTTCTGCTTCACGCCTTGCCGACTCCAGTTGCTGTTGCAGGTTCTCTGAACTGTCAACAACACGCATCCCTTTACCGCCACCACCAAAAGCAGCCTTGATCAGCAGTGGGTAACCCACTTTTCGGCTTCGGCCATCAGCTTTTCATTACTCTGGCTCTTGCCGTGGTATCCGGGAACCAGCGGTACTCCGGCCTCTGCCATGATTTTTTTGGCTTCACTTTTCGATCCCATGGCATCGATGGCTGAAGCCGGAGGCCCAACGAAGATAATGCCTTTTTGCTGACAGGCGTCGGCAAAGGCAGCATTTTCTGACAGGAAGCCATAACCCGGATGAATGGCATCCGCCTTTTCCTGTTCTGCGATGGATAATATTTTTGCAATATCCAGATAGCTCTCAAGCGCAGGGCTTGGGCCGGCATAAACAGCTTTTGTGGCCATGGTCGTATGGAGTGCCCGATGGTCTGCATCGGAATAGAGGGCAATGGTTTCCAAACCCATGGCATGGGCTGTTTTTATGATACGACAGGCGATTTCGCCACGATTGGCTATCAGCAGGCGTTTAATCATGTTGTCCCTCCCCTGCTGATGGCTTTTTATTGGCTGAAGGCTTTTTATCCGCTAATGGCTTTTTATCCGCTAATGGCTTTTTATCCGCTAATGGCTTTCTCCATCCGGGACTCCGCTTTTCCAGAAAGGCGCTTAATCCTTCCTGTCCTTCCGGGGAAACGCGAATGCCGGCGATTCGGTCGCAGGTCAGGTCAATCAGGTTTTCATCAATGGATTGATTGCTGACGTCTTCGATTACTCGTTTGGCCTCAGTTATCGCTATCGGGGCGTTCTGGATAATTTGTTGGCAAAGTGTTTCGACCGTCGACGGTAAATCCGGCTCTTTGCACCGTTCATGAATCAGGTTCAGGCGACGAGCCTGTTTGGATGAGATGATTTCTGCACTGAGAAAGTAGCGTCTTGCCTGGCGTGCTCCCATGGCGCGGACAACGTAGGGGCTGATGACCGCAGGAATTAGCCCGAGTTTGACTTCACTCAGGCAGAACTTCGCCGATTGACTGGCGATGGCAATATCACAGGCAGTGATCAGTCCCAGAGCACCACCAAATGCTGCGCCCCGGACCACCGCTATGGTAGGGGGCGGGAACTGGTCCAGCCGTTGCATCAGGCTGGCCAGCTGTTGGGCATCCTGATGATTTTCTGCTTTTCCCAGTGCTTTCGACTGTTGCATCCAGTGGAGGTCGGCACCGGTACAGAAGTGTTTACCATTGGCTTTGAGCAGCAAAAGGCGGGTGGGGGTCTGTTCAATCTGATCAAACACCTGGTGCATTTCTGCAATCAGCTCCTCATTCAAGGCGTTACCGCTTTCAGGCCGGTTGAGACAGAGCGTAACGATCTTACTGGATTGTTCATCGAGTGTTTCTATATCGAGTATCAGGTTTTTGTAGTTCATTGTGATGAGTACTCTTCTGACTTACATCCTGAATATGCCAAAGCGCGTATCTTCAATGGGTGCGTTCATGGCTGCAGAAAGACCAAGCCCGAGAACTGTGCGGGTATCTGCCGGATCAATCACTCCATCATC is a window encoding:
- a CDS encoding biotin carboxylase N-terminal domain-containing protein — encoded protein: MIKRLLIANRGEIACRIIKTAHAMGLETIALYSDADHRALHTTMATKAVYAGPSPALESYLDIAKILSIAEQEKADAIHPGYGFLSENAAFADACQQKGIIFVGPPASAIDAMGSKSEAKKIMAEAGVPLVPGYHGKSQSNEKLMAEAEKWVTHC
- a CDS encoding enoyl-CoA hydratase-related protein → MNYKNLILDIETLDEQSSKIVTLCLNRPESGNALNEELIAEMHQVFDQIEQTPTRLLLLKANGKHFCTGADLHWMQQSKALGKAENHQDAQQLASLMQRLDQFPPPTIAVVRGAAFGGALGLITACDIAIASQSAKFCLSEVKLGLIPAVISPYVVRAMGARQARRYFLSAEIISSKQARRLNLIHERCKEPDLPSTVETLCQQIIQNAPIAITEAKRVIEDVSNQSIDENLIDLTCDRIAGIRVSPEGQEGLSAFLEKRSPGWRKPLADKKPLADKKPLADKKPSANKKPSAGEGQHD